From Pongo pygmaeus isolate AG05252 chromosome 22, NHGRI_mPonPyg2-v2.0_pri, whole genome shotgun sequence, one genomic window encodes:
- the LOC129022698 gene encoding LOW QUALITY PROTEIN: protein N-lysine methyltransferase METTL21A-like (The sequence of the model RefSeq protein was modified relative to this genomic sequence to represent the inferred CDS: substituted 2 bases at 2 genomic stop codons): MGVAFASQMRSPLQDWDPGQDNLKPLTSSLSAGLIRGLGAGTLALLPYEETVGLGLQKFHKPLATFVNHMTQIRQDRRQLGIASVVWDVAMVLSTHLEMGAVELLGCPAVKLGAGLGLMGIVAALLGAHVSITDQKVALEFCKSNVQGSLPPCIQPRAFVKELTWGKNLGSFSPRDFDLILGADIIYLEETFTDLLQTLYHLCSNHSMILLPCXIHDERSNFXAMLERQFKVHYDTEKDVLMYTEEKPQQGPTVGYHL; encoded by the exons ATGGGGGTGGCCTTTGCTTCACAGATGCGGAGTCCTTTGCAGGACTGGGACCCCG GGCAGGATAATCTCAAACCGTTAACATCCAGTCTAAGTGCAGGTCTGATCAGAGGGCTGGGTGCAGGCACATTGGCCCTGTTGCCCTATGAGGAGACCGTGGGATTGGGGTTGCAGAAATTCCACAAGCCTCTTGCCACCTTTGTGAACCACATGACACAGATCCGGCAGGACCGGAGACAACTGGGAATTGCCTCAGTGGTTTGGGATGTGGCCATGGTTCTCTCCACACATCTGGAGATGGGAGCTGTGGAGCTCTTGGGCTGCCCCGCAGTGAAACTGGGTGCTGGCTTAGGGCTGATGGGCATAGTGGCTGCCCTGCTGGGTGCTCATGTGAGTATCACAGATCAAAAAGTAGCATTAGAGTTTTGTAAATCAAATGTTCAAGGCAGTTTACCTCCTTGTATCCAGCCCAGAGCTTTTGTTAAGGAGCTGACTTGGGGAAAGAATTTGGGGAGTTTTTCTCCTAGAGATTTTGACCTGATACTTGGAGCCGATATCATATATTTAGAAGAAACATTCACAGATCTTCTTCAAACACTGTACCATCTCTGTAGCAATCACTCCATGATTCTTTTACCTTGCTGAATTCACGATGAACGGAGTAACTTTTGAGCAATGCTGGAGAGGCAGTTTAAGGTTCACTATGATACTGAGAAAGATGTACTTATGTATACAGAAGAGAAGCCACAGCAGGGACCTACAGTTGGCTATCATTTGTAA